A region of Lycium barbarum isolate Lr01 chromosome 1, ASM1917538v2, whole genome shotgun sequence DNA encodes the following proteins:
- the LOC132626487 gene encoding laccase-3-like produces MHKRREMETWISCLIVVILSLLSTFANAEFHYHEFIVQETSETRLCRTKNIITVNGQFPGPTLTVRNGDTLFVTVINRARYNVTIHWHGVRQMRTPWADGPEYVTQCPIRPGGFYTYRFTIENQEGTLWWHAHSRWLRATVYGALVILPKQGSNFPFSMPQKDVPILLGEWWNRDIIAVQRQAQFTGAAPNISDAFTINGQPGDLYRCSSQDTVKYSVNSGESILLRVINAALNQQLFFSVANHKLIVVGVDASYSKPLTTNVIMVGPGQTTNVILTANQSPGRYYMAARAYATARNAPFDNTTTTAILEYTNLKSGANSRPLLPQLPAFNDSTTATAFANRLRSIPGNNMRVPKKIDENLFFTVGLGLVNCNPGPRCQGPNNSRFAASMNNISFVLPRRTSLLQAYYQKIPGIYTLDFPPVPPVQLDYTGNVSRGLWQPRFGTKLYQLKFGSTVQIVLQDTAIFSNEDHPIHLHGYHFWVVGQGFGNFNPQTDTATFNLIDPPFRNTIDVPPGGWAVIRFVADNPGVWLFHCHIDSHLSWGLAMSFIVKNGIGEKQTMEPPPPDLPQC; encoded by the exons ATGCACAAAAGAAGAGAAATGGAGACTTGGATAAGTTGTCTCATCGTGGTCATACTATCACTATTATCTACATTCGCTAATGCGGAATTTCACTACCATGAATTTATT GTTCAAGAAACCAGTGAAACAAGGCTATGCAGAACCAAGAATATAATCACAGTGAATGGGCAATTTCCAGGACCAACCTTGACAGTTCGAAACGGAGATACATTATTTGTTACTGTCATTAATAGAGCTCGTTACAATGTCACAATCCATTG GCACGGAGTTCGTCAAATGCGAACACCCTGGGCTGATGGGCCTGAGTATGTAACACAGTGCCCAATTAGACCAGGAGGATTTTACACATACAGATTCACTATTGAAAATCAAGAGGGTACATTGTGGTGGCATGCTCATAGCCGATGGCTTAGAGCTACTGTTTATGGAGCATTAGTTATTTTACCAAAACAGGGTTCTAATTTTCCTTTTTCAATGCCCCAGAAAGATGTTCCTATTCTTCTTG GGGAATGGTGGAACAGAGACATTATTGCAGTCCAAAGACAGGCACAATTCACTGGAGCAGCTCCTAATATTTCTGATGCATTTACTATTAATGGCCAACCTGGTGACCTTTATAGATGCTCTAGTCAAG ATACTGTGAAATACTCAGTGAATTCGGGAGAATCAATTCTCCTGAGGGTGATCAATGCTGCACTCAATCAACAACTTTTCTTCTCAGTAGCCAACCACAAGctcattgttgttggtgttgatgCTAGTTATAGCAAGCCTCTTACAACTAATGTCATTATGGTTGGACCTGGCCAAACAACTAATGTAATTCTCACTGCTAATCAATCCCCTGGTCGTTACTATATGGCGGCTCGTGCCTATGCCACAGCCAGAAACGCACCATTTGACAACACCACCACCACTGCCATCCTTGAGTACACAAATCTCAAGTCGGGCGCGAATTCAAGACCTTTATTGCCCCAACTTCCAGCCTTCAATGATTCAACCACTGCCACTGCTTTCGCGAACCGGTTGAGAAGCATTCCTGGTAACAATATGAGAGTTCCCAAAAAGATTGATGAGAACTTGTTCTTCACTGTTGGATTAGGATTAGTGAATTGCAACCCTGGTCCAAGATGTCAAGGGCCCAATAATTCGCGTTTTGCTGCTAGCATGAACAACATTTCGTTTGTTCTTCCTAGAAGAACTTCATTGCTGCAGGCCTATTACCAAAAGATTCCAGGGATTTATACATTGGACTTTCCACCTGTTCCTCCGGTTCAATTAGACTACACAGGCAATGTTTCGCGAGGACTCTGGCAACCAAGATTTGGGACTAAGTTGTACCAGCTCAAGTTTGGTTCTACTGTACAAATTGTGTTGCAAGATACTGCTATTTTCTCTAATGAGGACCACCCTATACATCTTCACGGATACCATTTTTGGGTCGTCGGACAAGGTTTTGGTAACTTCAATCCTCAGACAGATACTGCTACATTTAACCTAATCGATCCGCCTTTCAGAAACACAATCGATGTGCCTCCTGGTGGATGGGCAGTCATTCGTTTCGTAGCAGATAATCCAG GGGTTTGGTTGTTCCATTGCCACATTGATTCTCATTTGTCTTGGGGCCTAGCTATGTCGTTCATCGTTAAAAATGGAATAGGAGAGAAACAGACAATGGAGCCACCTCCACCAGATCTACCACAATGCTAA